One genomic region from Halorussus rarus encodes:
- a CDS encoding aldehyde dehydrogenase family protein codes for MRQLYIDGEWVDAEASEGIEVDSPVDGEVIDTVPAGSGQDVRKAVEAARRAQRDLEAMTAFERAAVLDEVTDYFEANEDEIAEGITREEGKPLHESYDETEYVIESSDDYAHDAIRLFGDVVPSEFRGRFAYTQREPYGPCAVISPWNFPLEVPGGSIYSAIATANPVVFKPAEETPLTAYHIAEAFDQSSLPDGAFNLVTGAGETGQALVEHRDVRLIAFTGSTEVGQQIAKTAAERNAQCLLEMGGKDPILVLDDADVDHAAESIVTGSNWNAGQVCCGTERVIATEGVHDDLVDAVVEKTEGLELGDPFEEGTDVGPMVSERIQRKVVDHVDGAVERGAELLTGGDTDGLFYDPAVLDGVTEEMDVAREETFGPVTPVITARDYDEAIDIANRSQYGLQAAIFTDSLERAHDAADRLKAGGVFVNETNNYWERLLPFGGYGESGSGGRYGSKWHLEAMTQTKAVMMNYKDY; via the coding sequence ATGAGACAGCTCTACATAGACGGCGAGTGGGTCGACGCCGAGGCCAGCGAGGGCATCGAGGTCGACTCGCCCGTCGACGGGGAGGTCATCGACACCGTCCCGGCCGGCTCCGGACAGGACGTCCGGAAGGCGGTCGAGGCGGCCCGCCGCGCCCAACGCGATCTCGAGGCGATGACCGCCTTCGAGCGGGCGGCGGTGCTCGACGAGGTGACCGACTACTTCGAGGCCAACGAGGACGAGATCGCGGAGGGCATCACCCGCGAGGAGGGCAAGCCGCTCCACGAGTCCTACGACGAGACCGAGTACGTCATCGAGTCCAGCGACGACTACGCCCACGACGCCATCCGGCTGTTCGGCGACGTGGTGCCCTCGGAGTTCCGCGGCCGGTTCGCCTACACCCAGCGCGAGCCCTACGGCCCCTGTGCGGTCATCAGCCCGTGGAACTTCCCGCTGGAGGTGCCGGGCGGCTCCATCTACTCGGCCATCGCCACCGCGAACCCCGTGGTGTTCAAGCCCGCCGAGGAGACGCCGCTGACCGCCTACCACATCGCGGAGGCGTTCGACCAGTCGAGCCTCCCGGACGGCGCGTTCAACCTCGTCACGGGCGCGGGCGAGACCGGGCAGGCGCTGGTCGAACACCGGGACGTCCGGCTCATCGCGTTCACCGGTAGCACCGAGGTCGGCCAGCAGATCGCGAAGACCGCGGCCGAGCGCAACGCCCAGTGCCTGCTGGAGATGGGCGGGAAGGACCCCATCCTCGTGCTCGACGACGCCGACGTCGACCACGCCGCCGAGAGCATCGTGACGGGCAGCAACTGGAACGCCGGCCAGGTCTGCTGCGGCACCGAGCGGGTCATCGCGACCGAGGGGGTCCACGACGACCTGGTCGACGCGGTGGTCGAGAAGACCGAGGGCCTCGAACTCGGCGACCCCTTCGAGGAGGGGACCGACGTCGGGCCGATGGTGAGCGAGCGCATCCAGCGGAAGGTCGTCGACCACGTCGACGGCGCGGTCGAGCGGGGCGCGGAGCTGTTGACCGGCGGTGACACCGACGGCCTGTTCTACGACCCCGCGGTGCTCGACGGCGTGACCGAGGAGATGGACGTCGCCCGCGAGGAGACGTTCGGACCGGTGACGCCGGTCATCACCGCGCGAGACTACGACGAGGCCATCGACATCGCGAACCGGTCGCAGTACGGCCTCCAGGCGGCCATCTTCACCGACTCGCTCGAACGCGCCCACGACGCGGCCGACCGGCTCAAGGCCGGCGGCGTGTTCGTCAACGAGACCAACAACTACTGGGAGCGACTGCTCCCGTTCGGCGGCTACGGCGAGAGCGGCTCGGGCGGCCGGTACGGCAGCAAGTGGCACCTCGAAGCGATGACCCAGACGAAGGCGGTCATGATGAACTACAAGGACTACTGA
- a CDS encoding nitrilase-related carbon-nitrogen hydrolase — protein sequence MSADPGTFEVALCQYEFADVESVDALRRRVERLFDRAGAADCYVLPELFASDCLPAGGELATLDSARRAALHDALADAAADREAVVVGGSYNVAEDGAVYNRCPVATPDGGVETYDKRHLIPEERAAGKRAGETDPPVIEHRGVGVGVAVCYDVEFPELVRGLADRGAEVVAVPSWTGEEAGFQRVRRCAAARAVENQCYVAQVSVVGERSADLRGTGRSAVFAPCDDVVGPRGTRLSLPRDEAAAGTCSVDVRALRRSRSDASVRPYTDAAGREE from the coding sequence ATGAGCGCGGACCCCGGGACGTTCGAGGTGGCACTGTGCCAGTACGAGTTCGCCGACGTCGAGTCGGTCGACGCCCTCCGTCGGCGCGTCGAGCGGCTGTTCGACCGGGCGGGCGCGGCCGACTGCTACGTCCTGCCGGAGCTGTTCGCCAGCGACTGTCTCCCCGCCGGCGGCGAACTCGCGACCCTCGACTCGGCCCGGCGGGCCGCGCTCCACGACGCGCTCGCCGACGCGGCCGCCGACCGAGAGGCCGTCGTCGTCGGCGGGTCGTACAACGTCGCCGAGGACGGGGCGGTGTACAATCGGTGTCCCGTCGCGACGCCGGACGGGGGCGTCGAGACCTACGACAAGCGCCACCTCATCCCCGAGGAGCGAGCGGCGGGCAAGCGCGCGGGCGAGACCGACCCGCCGGTGATCGAGCATCGCGGGGTCGGCGTGGGCGTCGCGGTCTGCTACGACGTGGAGTTTCCCGAACTGGTCCGGGGGCTCGCCGACCGCGGCGCCGAGGTCGTCGCGGTCCCGTCGTGGACGGGCGAGGAGGCCGGATTCCAACGGGTCCGGCGGTGCGCGGCCGCCAGAGCGGTCGAGAACCAGTGCTACGTCGCGCAGGTCAGCGTCGTCGGCGAGCGGTCGGCGGACCTGCGCGGCACTGGCCGGTCGGCGGTGTTCGCACCGTGCGACGACGTCGTCGGCCCGCGGGGCACCCGGCTCTCGCTGCCGCGCGACGAGGCGGCGGCCGGAACGTGCTCGGTGGACGTGCGTGCACTTCGACGATCGCGGTCGGACGCGTCGGTGCGACCCTACACCGACGCCGCGGGACGCGAGGAGTGA
- a CDS encoding saccharopine dehydrogenase family protein translates to MHVIALGGCGAMGRATSHELAENSDADLTIADADVESAEELAADLPGDVEVADVDVTDDEALVDLLSDADVVANALPYAFNVDVMEACLEADAHYLDLGGLYHTTQDQLELDERFDEAGLTAVLGIGASPGLTNVATARSAAHLDRVDEIHIRTGAKGGGEGFAYSAKTILDELTMNPIVWEDGEYRELDPLSGRETYTMPDPVGEVEGFHSIHSELATMPYTFEGVETVDFRVAFSPDLVNICDVLIGLNLTSEEGVEFKGAEFSPREFLDWHLDRQPKPGAVEEWKSFKVDVTGEEDGEPAHYRSSVVVESRLDDWGLKATAVWTGVPMGVAAQVVGAGEALDTGAKPPEQLLDPEQFAAELADRGIELTETRVA, encoded by the coding sequence ATGCACGTAATCGCACTCGGCGGATGCGGCGCGATGGGTCGCGCCACGTCCCACGAACTCGCGGAGAACAGCGACGCCGACCTGACCATCGCCGACGCCGACGTCGAGTCGGCCGAGGAACTCGCGGCCGACCTCCCCGGCGACGTCGAGGTCGCCGACGTGGACGTCACCGACGACGAGGCGCTCGTCGACCTCCTCTCGGACGCGGACGTGGTGGCGAACGCGCTCCCCTACGCGTTCAACGTCGACGTGATGGAGGCCTGCCTCGAGGCCGACGCCCACTACCTCGACCTGGGCGGGCTCTACCACACGACCCAGGACCAGCTCGAGCTCGACGAGCGGTTCGACGAGGCGGGGCTGACCGCCGTCCTGGGAATCGGCGCGAGCCCGGGCCTCACGAACGTCGCGACCGCCCGGAGCGCGGCCCACCTCGACCGGGTCGACGAGATCCACATCCGGACCGGCGCGAAGGGCGGCGGCGAGGGGTTCGCCTACTCGGCGAAGACCATCCTCGACGAGCTCACGATGAACCCCATCGTCTGGGAGGACGGCGAGTACCGCGAACTCGACCCGCTCTCGGGCCGCGAGACGTACACGATGCCCGACCCCGTGGGCGAGGTCGAGGGGTTCCACAGCATCCACTCCGAGCTCGCGACGATGCCCTACACCTTCGAGGGCGTCGAGACGGTCGACTTCCGCGTCGCGTTCTCGCCGGACCTCGTGAACATCTGCGACGTGCTCATCGGCCTGAACCTCACCAGCGAGGAGGGGGTCGAGTTCAAGGGTGCGGAGTTCAGCCCCCGGGAGTTCCTCGACTGGCACCTCGACCGCCAGCCCAAGCCCGGCGCGGTCGAGGAATGGAAGTCGTTCAAGGTCGACGTGACCGGCGAGGAGGACGGCGAACCGGCTCACTATCGGTCGAGCGTGGTCGTCGAGTCGCGGCTCGACGACTGGGGGCTGAAGGCCACCGCGGTCTGGACCGGCGTCCCGATGGGCGTCGCGGCCCAGGTCGTCGGCGCGGGCGAGGCCCTCGACACCGGCGCCAAGCCGCCCGAGCAACTGCTCGACCCCGAGCAGTTCGCGGCCGAGCTCGCCGACCGCGGCATCGAACTCACCGAGACGAGGGTGGCGTGA
- a CDS encoding CoA-acylating methylmalonate-semialdehyde dehydrogenase → MSETPLSTGEATEVERARNYVAGEWRDPAGDGEQAVVNSATGERVGVTPFSDEGDVDEAVAEANEAFEDWSARPVEERIQPLFELKQLLEDQQDELAEVLVEEHGKTFGEAKGELRRGIENVEVACGMPSMLQAGHLPNAAPDIDETAVRQPLGVFTAVTPFNFPGMIPLWFLPYAVASGNAFVLKPSERTPFTARKLFELIDEAGFPDGVVNLVHGGPDTVNALLAHDDVVGASFVGSTPVAEHVYETAAKHGKRVQAQGGAKNHILVSDSADLDFAAEQTVSSAFANSGQRCLANPVAVVHDDVYDEFADRVVDEAASLTVGAGLDEDTEMGPLITDDHEATVREYVETGVEEGATLLLDGRERDADLSDEGFYLAPTVFGDVDPEMTVARDEIFGPVLSLIRTDDFDDALATLNRSEYGNAASLFTERGAEAKRFRHEAEAGNLGVNIGTAAPMAFFHFGGRKASFFGDLHAQGDDMIRFYTDETVYIERWPEE, encoded by the coding sequence ATGAGCGAGACGCCGCTGTCGACCGGTGAGGCGACCGAGGTAGAGCGGGCCCGGAACTACGTCGCGGGCGAGTGGCGCGACCCCGCCGGCGACGGCGAGCAGGCCGTGGTGAACTCCGCGACCGGCGAGCGGGTCGGCGTCACGCCGTTCAGCGACGAGGGCGACGTGGACGAGGCGGTCGCCGAAGCGAACGAGGCGTTCGAGGACTGGTCGGCCCGCCCGGTCGAGGAGCGCATCCAGCCGCTGTTCGAGCTCAAGCAGCTCCTCGAAGACCAGCAGGACGAGCTCGCCGAAGTGCTCGTGGAGGAGCACGGCAAGACGTTCGGGGAGGCGAAGGGCGAGCTCCGCCGCGGCATCGAGAACGTCGAGGTCGCCTGCGGGATGCCGTCGATGCTCCAGGCCGGCCACCTCCCGAACGCCGCGCCGGACATCGACGAGACCGCGGTCCGCCAGCCCCTCGGCGTGTTCACCGCCGTCACGCCGTTCAACTTCCCCGGCATGATCCCGCTGTGGTTCCTGCCCTACGCGGTGGCGTCGGGCAACGCCTTCGTCCTCAAGCCGAGCGAGCGCACGCCGTTCACGGCCCGGAAGCTGTTCGAACTCATCGACGAGGCGGGCTTCCCGGACGGCGTGGTCAACCTGGTCCACGGCGGGCCCGACACCGTGAACGCGCTGCTGGCCCACGACGACGTGGTCGGCGCGTCGTTCGTCGGCTCGACGCCGGTCGCCGAGCACGTCTACGAGACCGCGGCGAAGCACGGCAAGCGCGTCCAGGCCCAGGGCGGCGCGAAGAACCACATCCTGGTCTCGGACTCGGCGGACCTCGACTTCGCGGCCGAGCAGACGGTCTCCTCGGCGTTCGCCAACTCCGGCCAGCGCTGCCTCGCCAACCCGGTCGCGGTCGTCCACGACGACGTCTACGACGAGTTCGCCGACCGCGTGGTCGACGAGGCCGCGAGCCTGACTGTGGGTGCGGGCCTCGATGAGGACACGGAGATGGGGCCACTGATTACGGACGACCACGAGGCGACCGTCCGGGAGTACGTCGAGACCGGCGTCGAGGAGGGCGCGACGCTCCTGCTCGACGGCCGGGAGCGCGACGCCGACCTCTCCGACGAGGGGTTCTACCTCGCGCCGACCGTGTTCGGCGACGTCGACCCCGAGATGACCGTCGCGCGCGACGAGATCTTCGGCCCGGTGCTCTCGCTGATTCGGACCGACGACTTCGACGACGCGCTCGCGACGCTCAACCGGAGCGAGTACGGCAACGCCGCCAGCCTGTTCACCGAGCGCGGCGCCGAGGCCAAGCGGTTCCGCCACGAGGCCGAGGCGGGCAACCTCGGCGTGAACATCGGGACGGCCGCGCCGATGGCGTTCTTCCACTTCGGCGGGCGCAAGGCGTCGTTCTTCGGGGACCTCCACGCCCAGGGCGACGACATGATCCGGTTCTACACCGACGAGACGGTGTACATCGAGCGCTGGCCCGAGGAGTGA
- a CDS encoding polyamine ABC transporter substrate-binding protein: MGKQNSNQGDRRRFLKTTGSLAAVGLTGLAGCTGGDGEGQSTTTTEADTTTAGSDTTTAGSSNPREKYGLQELDYELENQLNIFQWGDYWPDGTVQDFEQAYGVKVNVSNYASNEEMFNKLKAGGTSQYDLIFPSDYMINVLVSQDMVQQIDEAKIPNLGNLSDQFTGTPYDPDPGLYSVPYQWGTSGIAYNANMLGGDVSINSWEAMWNSEWKGQMTMLNDMRETIGATLKRLGYSLNTKDEAKIEEAKELLIEQKDLLKTYDSSNTTVNLINEQASPVHAWSGAAFQAYWETYSDGSSPINYVVPDEGGVIWVDNGALTKQAKNPNAAHAFMNYYLNAQVGAAITNWTYYGSPNQAAEQHISGDILDNESIYPDDQTMDQLEYIQNIGQATQIYSRAWTEIQNA, translated from the coding sequence ATGGGCAAGCAAAATTCCAACCAAGGCGACAGACGGCGGTTCCTCAAGACGACCGGCTCGCTGGCCGCGGTCGGACTGACCGGGCTCGCGGGCTGCACGGGCGGCGACGGCGAGGGGCAGTCGACGACCACGACCGAGGCCGACACCACGACTGCCGGGTCGGACACCACGACGGCGGGGTCGTCGAACCCGCGCGAGAAGTACGGCCTGCAGGAGCTCGACTACGAGCTCGAGAACCAGCTCAACATCTTCCAGTGGGGCGACTACTGGCCCGACGGCACGGTCCAGGACTTCGAGCAGGCCTACGGCGTGAAGGTCAACGTCTCGAACTACGCCTCCAACGAGGAGATGTTCAACAAGCTGAAGGCGGGCGGGACGAGCCAGTACGACCTGATCTTCCCGAGCGACTACATGATAAACGTCCTGGTGAGCCAGGATATGGTCCAGCAGATCGACGAGGCGAAGATTCCGAACCTCGGCAACCTCTCGGACCAGTTTACGGGGACGCCGTACGACCCGGACCCCGGCCTGTACTCGGTCCCCTACCAGTGGGGGACCAGCGGCATCGCGTACAACGCCAACATGCTGGGCGGGGACGTCTCCATCAACTCGTGGGAGGCGATGTGGAACAGCGAGTGGAAGGGCCAGATGACGATGCTCAACGACATGCGCGAGACCATCGGCGCGACCCTCAAGCGGCTCGGCTACTCGCTCAACACCAAAGACGAGGCCAAGATCGAGGAGGCCAAGGAGCTGCTCATCGAGCAGAAGGACCTGCTGAAGACCTACGACTCCTCGAACACCACCGTCAACCTCATCAACGAGCAGGCCAGCCCGGTCCACGCCTGGTCCGGCGCCGCGTTCCAGGCGTACTGGGAGACGTACAGCGACGGCTCCTCGCCCATCAACTACGTCGTCCCCGACGAGGGCGGCGTCATCTGGGTGGACAACGGGGCGCTCACCAAGCAGGCGAAGAACCCGAACGCGGCCCACGCGTTCATGAACTACTACCTCAACGCCCAGGTCGGCGCGGCCATCACCAACTGGACGTACTACGGCAGCCCCAACCAGGCGGCCGAGCAGCACATCAGCGGGGACATCCTCGACAACGAGAGCATCTACCCCGACGACCAGACGATGGACCAGCTCGAGTACATCCAGAACATCGGACAGGCCACCCAGATATACAGTCGGGCGTGGACCGAGATCCAGAACGCCTGA
- a CDS encoding ABC transporter permease — translation MASEHTTREREGESGSSLLRRLRRNRWTGLVLNAGPSALWLLVFFLVPLAVMFYYSFGQRGAFGEVLIAPEYLGLQQYRLFFVPDDASVLQAAWWTVAWAIEAFVPGSFQLAAGEPTPYVQLTIKSIGFGALATVISFVVGYPVAYFVGRVAPDEYQDLLLVLIILPFWASFLVRIYAIQILLSGNSILTNMLGFLPWFAAGDSLMNSRFAVMVGLVYIWIPFMILPVYASIEEIDFTLREAAMDLGATQFQAFRRVVFPLSMPGVIAGSLLVFIPSTGAYVIPGLLGGPNSQMIGNFIANQFGAAGNWPLGAAGSFTLMGIMLLAIAVYQRYGSADIA, via the coding sequence ATGGCAAGCGAACACACTACCCGCGAGCGGGAGGGAGAGTCCGGGTCGTCGCTCCTCCGGCGGTTACGACGGAATCGCTGGACCGGACTGGTCCTGAACGCCGGTCCGAGCGCGCTCTGGCTGCTCGTCTTCTTCCTCGTGCCCCTGGCCGTGATGTTCTACTACAGCTTCGGCCAGCGCGGCGCGTTCGGAGAAGTCCTCATCGCGCCCGAGTACCTCGGGCTCCAACAGTACCGGCTCTTCTTCGTCCCGGACGACGCCTCGGTGCTCCAGGCGGCCTGGTGGACGGTCGCGTGGGCGATCGAAGCCTTCGTCCCCGGGTCGTTCCAGCTGGCCGCGGGCGAGCCGACGCCGTACGTCCAGCTCACCATAAAGAGCATCGGCTTCGGGGCGCTGGCGACCGTGATCTCGTTCGTCGTCGGCTACCCGGTCGCGTACTTCGTGGGCCGGGTCGCGCCCGACGAGTACCAGGACCTGCTGCTGGTGCTCATCATCCTTCCGTTCTGGGCCTCCTTCCTTGTGCGCATCTACGCCATCCAGATCCTGCTGTCGGGCAACAGCATCCTCACCAACATGCTCGGATTCCTGCCGTGGTTCGCGGCGGGCGACTCGCTGATGAACTCCCGGTTCGCGGTGATGGTCGGGCTGGTGTACATCTGGATCCCGTTCATGATACTGCCCGTGTACGCGAGCATCGAGGAGATCGACTTCACGCTCCGGGAGGCCGCGATGGACCTCGGCGCGACCCAGTTCCAGGCGTTCCGGCGGGTGGTGTTCCCGCTGTCGATGCCCGGCGTGATCGCCGGGAGCCTGCTGGTGTTCATCCCCAGCACGGGCGCCTACGTCATCCCGGGCCTGCTCGGCGGACCGAACAGCCAGATGATCGGCAACTTCATCGCCAACCAGTTCGGCGCCGCGGGCAACTGGCCGCTGGGCGCGGCCGGGTCGTTCACGCTGATGGGCATCATGCTGCTGGCCATCGCGGTCTACCAGCGCTACGGGAGCGCTGATATCGCGTGA
- a CDS encoding ABC transporter permease, whose amino-acid sequence MSVGTDNRGLLARLRSRVFDWSGPLLALEAALVYLFLYVPIAVLIALSFNDSRYALVWQGFTTEWYADLLAGNTVARVNPDAAFSALVHSVEIAVVTVVVSVVFGTMLAFALNRYEFPGKGLFTGVVYMPIIIPSIVMGISLLLFFNIVGMSLGLHTAAIGHIAFDISFVTIVVLARLQSFDETLEEAAKDLGANELETFRYVTLPLLKPGIMAGALLAFAMSFDDFVVTFFIIGNQNTLPIFFFSMVRQGITPGVNVVAALIIVVTMGIVAVAQWFEGPIW is encoded by the coding sequence GTGAGCGTCGGAACCGACAACCGGGGCCTGCTCGCCCGGCTCCGGTCGCGGGTGTTCGACTGGAGCGGACCGCTGCTCGCGCTGGAGGCGGCGCTGGTCTACCTGTTCCTCTACGTCCCCATCGCGGTCCTCATCGCGCTGTCGTTCAACGACTCGCGGTACGCGCTGGTCTGGCAGGGGTTCACGACCGAGTGGTACGCCGACCTGCTCGCCGGCAACACGGTCGCGCGGGTCAACCCCGACGCCGCGTTCTCGGCGCTTGTCCACTCGGTCGAGATCGCGGTGGTCACCGTCGTCGTGAGCGTCGTCTTCGGGACGATGCTGGCGTTCGCGCTGAACCGCTACGAGTTCCCGGGCAAGGGGCTGTTCACGGGCGTCGTCTACATGCCCATCATCATCCCCAGCATCGTGATGGGCATCTCGCTGCTGCTGTTCTTCAACATCGTCGGGATGTCGCTCGGGCTCCACACCGCGGCCATCGGTCACATCGCGTTCGACATCAGCTTCGTGACCATCGTGGTGCTCGCGCGGCTCCAGAGCTTCGACGAGACCCTCGAGGAGGCCGCCAAGGACCTCGGGGCGAACGAGCTCGAGACGTTCCGGTACGTCACCCTTCCGCTGCTCAAGCCCGGCATCATGGCCGGCGCGCTGCTGGCGTTCGCGATGAGCTTCGACGACTTCGTGGTGACGTTCTTCATCATCGGCAACCAGAACACCCTGCCGATCTTCTTCTTCTCGATGGTCCGGCAGGGCATCACGCCCGGCGTGAACGTCGTCGCCGCGCTCATCATCGTGGTCACAATGGGTATCGTGGCGGTCGCCCAATGGTTCGAGGGCCCCATCTGGTAG
- a CDS encoding aldehyde dehydrogenase family protein yields MTAYDDSLQANHESAIEAATDGVEFGLVVDGETAAAAGGETFAPEDPAVGAPIAEVARGRGADVDAAVAAAEAAADGEWAELTATERGDRIREWASVLRDHLDELALLETLEVGKPLYAAKADAETGIDFFEYYAAAAVGEEGSVPDVGDDSFAYVRREPYGATGQILPWNYPVLLMGWKVGAALATGNTSVTKPAEQAPLAVVRAAQLAEGILPDGVLNVVPGFGDEAGAAVAGHDRIRKVSFTGSVPVGREVMRAAAADVTPVTLELGGKNPFVVFPDADLESAAETAAVAGLYNNGQSCDSGTRILVHEDIEDEFLDRYLDAVESRSVGDPLQDANQGPLCYAAHREKVEEYLDLGREEGATVLTGGGRPDDDELADGYYVEPTVFGDVDPEMRIAREEVFGPVQFVTTYSTYEEAIEIANDVTYGLTAGVFTSDASRAHRAAADVEAGSIWVNQYFGTVPGTPFGGFKQSGIGRECGKEALSEYTQSKSVNLALDDPSL; encoded by the coding sequence ATGACAGCGTACGACGACTCACTCCAGGCGAATCACGAATCGGCAATCGAAGCAGCGACCGACGGCGTCGAGTTCGGCCTCGTCGTCGACGGCGAGACCGCCGCGGCGGCCGGCGGCGAGACGTTCGCGCCCGAGGACCCGGCGGTCGGCGCCCCCATCGCCGAGGTGGCCCGCGGGCGCGGGGCCGACGTCGACGCCGCGGTGGCGGCAGCCGAGGCCGCCGCCGACGGCGAGTGGGCCGAGTTGACCGCGACGGAGCGGGGCGACCGCATCCGGGAGTGGGCGAGCGTCCTCCGGGACCACCTCGACGAGCTCGCGCTCCTCGAGACGCTGGAGGTCGGCAAGCCCCTCTACGCCGCGAAGGCCGACGCGGAGACCGGCATCGACTTCTTCGAGTACTACGCCGCGGCGGCGGTCGGCGAGGAGGGGTCGGTGCCCGACGTCGGCGACGACTCGTTCGCGTACGTCCGGCGCGAACCGTACGGCGCGACCGGCCAGATCCTCCCGTGGAACTACCCCGTCCTCCTGATGGGGTGGAAGGTCGGCGCGGCGCTCGCGACCGGCAACACCTCCGTCACCAAGCCCGCCGAGCAGGCCCCGCTCGCGGTGGTCCGGGCGGCCCAGCTGGCCGAGGGCATCCTGCCCGACGGCGTGCTGAACGTCGTTCCCGGCTTCGGCGACGAGGCCGGTGCGGCCGTCGCGGGCCACGACCGCATCCGCAAGGTGTCGTTCACGGGGTCGGTCCCGGTCGGCCGGGAGGTCATGCGGGCGGCCGCGGCCGACGTGACGCCGGTCACGCTCGAACTCGGCGGGAAGAACCCGTTCGTGGTGTTCCCGGACGCCGACCTCGAGTCGGCGGCCGAGACCGCGGCGGTCGCGGGCCTCTACAACAACGGCCAGTCGTGCGACTCTGGGACCCGTATCCTCGTCCACGAGGACATCGAGGACGAGTTCCTCGACCGCTACCTCGACGCGGTCGAGTCCCGGTCGGTGGGCGACCCGCTGCAGGACGCCAACCAGGGGCCGCTCTGCTACGCGGCCCACCGCGAGAAGGTCGAGGAGTACCTCGACCTCGGCAGGGAGGAGGGCGCGACGGTCCTGACCGGCGGCGGCCGACCGGACGACGACGAACTCGCCGACGGCTACTACGTCGAACCCACTGTCTTCGGCGACGTCGACCCCGAGATGCGCATCGCCCGGGAGGAGGTGTTCGGGCCGGTCCAGTTCGTCACGACCTACTCGACGTACGAGGAGGCCATCGAGATCGCCAACGACGTGACCTACGGGCTGACCGCCGGCGTCTTCACGAGCGACGCCTCCCGGGCCCACCGGGCCGCCGCCGACGTCGAGGCCGGGAGCATCTGGGTGAACCAGTACTTCGGCACCGTCCCCGGCACCCCGTTCGGCGGGTTCAAGCAGTCGGGCATCGGCCGGGAGTGCGGGAAGGAGGCGCTCTCGGAGTACACGCAGAGCAAGTCGGTCAACCTGGCGCTCGACGACCCGTCGCTCTGA
- a CDS encoding ABC transporter ATP-binding protein: MTDYDVRLDGVTKRFGDVVAVDDVSIDIEEGKFLTLLGPSGCGKTTLLRCIDGFETPTEGEVSIRGERVNDVPPFERDTSMVFQSYALFPHMTVGENVAFGLQMQGLPEERNATRAGADADGDARATAPDGGTATASRSGVRGALGRLVSRTGGEEIEARVAEVLELVELPGFQDRDISELSGGQQQRVALARALVTEPTVLLLDEPLGALDLKLRKNMQVELKNLQEELGTTFVYVTHDQEEALTMSDEIAVMNDGQLEQLGSATEIYEEPETEFVADFIGETNLVRGDYAETNDGAVVERDGLEFRVPSEPEASGEVSFAVRPEKIRLGPEAGGLANEFEAEVVDEIYKGNFGKFEVRLDNGQMLTVDMQITDRGDYLSTGRTVTVGWTTDNVVVLTK; this comes from the coding sequence ATGACTGACTACGACGTTCGGCTCGACGGCGTCACCAAGCGGTTCGGCGACGTGGTCGCCGTGGACGACGTGAGCATCGACATCGAGGAGGGGAAGTTCCTCACCCTGCTCGGCCCCTCGGGCTGCGGCAAGACGACGCTGCTCCGGTGCATCGACGGGTTCGAGACCCCCACCGAGGGCGAGGTGTCCATCCGCGGCGAGCGGGTCAACGACGTCCCGCCGTTCGAGCGCGACACCAGCATGGTGTTCCAGTCGTACGCGCTGTTCCCCCACATGACCGTGGGCGAGAACGTCGCGTTCGGCCTCCAGATGCAGGGGCTCCCCGAGGAGCGCAACGCGACGCGGGCCGGCGCGGACGCGGACGGCGACGCCCGGGCGACGGCGCCCGACGGCGGGACCGCGACCGCGAGCCGGAGCGGCGTGCGCGGCGCGCTCGGCCGGCTGGTCAGCCGGACCGGCGGCGAGGAGATCGAGGCCCGGGTGGCCGAGGTGCTCGAACTCGTCGAGCTCCCCGGCTTCCAGGACCGGGACATCTCGGAGCTGTCGGGCGGCCAGCAGCAGCGGGTCGCGCTCGCGCGGGCGCTGGTCACCGAACCGACCGTACTGCTGCTCGACGAGCCGCTCGGTGCGCTCGACCTCAAGCTCCGGAAGAACATGCAGGTCGAGCTGAAGAACCTCCAGGAGGAGCTGGGGACGACCTTCGTCTACGTCACCCACGACCAGGAGGAGGCGCTGACGATGAGCGACGAGATCGCCGTGATGAACGACGGCCAGCTCGAACAGCTCGGGTCGGCGACCGAGATCTACGAGGAGCCCGAGACCGAGTTCGTCGCCGACTTCATCGGCGAGACCAACCTGGTCCGGGGCGACTACGCCGAGACGAACGACGGGGCGGTCGTCGAGCGCGACGGCCTCGAGTTCCGGGTCCCGTCCGAGCCCGAGGCGTCGGGCGAGGTCTCGTTCGCGGTCAGACCCGAGAAGATCCGGCTCGGCCCCGAGGCCGGCGGCCTGGCCAACGAGTTCGAGGCCGAGGTCGTCGACGAGATCTACAAGGGCAACTTCGGGAAGTTCGAGGTGCGGCTCGACAACGGCCAGATGCTCACAGTCGACATGCAGATAACCGACCGCGGCGACTACCTCTCGACCGGCCGGACCGTGACGGTCGGCTGGACGACCGACAACGTGGTCGTGCTGACGAAGTGA